One genomic window of Lepeophtheirus salmonis chromosome 5, UVic_Lsal_1.4, whole genome shotgun sequence includes the following:
- the LOC121117342 gene encoding uncharacterized protein, with product MNELDFRKEVKDWLTSSGKLQEFQSRLRTDLIEAIAGKNLRKKKKNIKESTFDQSVNSLIIEYLMIHSYWYSASVLVSEANFLVQPPDIEIVQKLGSETKRHTPSRISEEDINNILKFLNLDPSIFNSIRTTYLNDSQESLLSATLINLKKPITFKPQSKESRNEKVLIERLSRLLNKGESLLDTTTDEDTDVDGPNRLEYLNKISEQNNTILHLNSQLREAKRKIATHEQGQIEVQRLEDIIEKQKYEILKLKQQRSSSKSIIPEKRQCADLEISEYLERIKLKTLHLSTEGQSIDQEFSRLTKSQILS from the coding sequence atgaatgaattggATTTTCGAAAGGAAGTAAAGGATTGGTTGACAAGCTCAGGAAAGCTTCAGGAATTTCAATCTCGACTACGGACAGATCTAATAGAGGCCATAGCCGGTAAAAACCTccgtaaaaagaaaaaaaatattaaagaatctaCTTTCGATCAATCCGTCAACTCATtgattattgaatatttgatgATACATAGCTACTGGTACTCCGCATCAGTCTTGGTGAGCGAAGCAAATTTCCTGGTGCAACCTCCAGACatagaaattgttcaaaaattaggATCAGAAACAAAAAGACATACTCCTAGTAGGATATCTGAGGAGGacatcaataatatattgaaatttttaaacttggatCCGTCCATTTTTAATTCTATTCGGACAACTTATTTGAATGATTCACAAGAATCCCTTCTAAGTGCTACTCTTATCAATCTGAAGAAGCCCATCACCTTTAAACCACAGAGCAAGGAATCCAGGAATGAAAAAGTTCTAATTGAGAGGTTGAGTcgattattaaataaaggagAATCTCTGCTTGATACTACAACCGATGAAGATACAGATGTTGATGGTCCAAATCGTCTTgagtatttgaataaaatcagtGAGCAGAATAATACTATTCTGCATCTTAATTCTCAATTGAGAGAGGCCAAACGAAAAATAGCTACGCACGAGCAAGGACAAATTGAAGTACAAAGATTAGAAGATATAATAGAAAAGCAGAAATATGAGATATTGAAACTGAAACAACAACGCTCCTCATCAAAATCGATTATTCCCGAGAAAAGACAATGTGCTGATCTAGAAATTTCTGAATATTTGGAAAGGATAAAACTTAAAACTCTTCATCTATCAACAGAGGGTCAGAGTATTGACCAGGAATTTTCACGATTAACAAAATCACAGATACTTTCTTAG
- the LOC121117339 gene encoding eukaryotic translation initiation factor 2-alpha kinase 1 isoform X3, which produces MQLRGQYQMVFKKLIKISQKKLGYSSALSLDIKLDSDYTHLSRYRSEFEEIEYLAKGGFGSVFRVRNKLDHFEYAIKKILLKCDKDWTHFTEVTKEVIMLAKLTHPNIVNYKTAWIEPTSIIESSVPKESHSESESFLSDFTFSISDKSTTNTSQSILFEENSQSNQMNKVIQINHQSSQKILPFSTDNESNSYTDNQPVSSNTKSLQSTSLLPSSCLKMGAILYLQMELCEITLRGWMDNRASSSLSVLDSKVNTQIFTQILEGVSYIHSQGIIHRDLKPRNIFIRNRDCHVQIGDFGLAKDEIQKKVVPPESPLENNIIKFKKVSSCVGTHAYASPEQLSLGWVDYKSDIYSLGIVLYELFSNFKTGMERSVAITNLKENLVIDTVFERKFPQIAQYVLWLTRSSPHSRPTAQELLNSEFSKEGQLRLSLLTENIILKESLDEKNKELETYKNIIASRNREIELLTEKLMSM; this is translated from the exons ATGCAATTAAGAGGCCAATATCAAATGGTTTTCAAAAAGCTTATCAAAATATCTCAGAAGAAATTAGGATATAGCTCTGCTCTTTCACTCGATATAAAATTAGATTCAGACTATACACATTTATCACGCTATCGTTCTGAGTTTGAGGAAATTGAATACTTGGCCAAAGGAGGATTTGGATCCGTCTTCAGAGTGCGCAACAAGTTGGATCATTTCGAATATGCAATTAAAAAGATTCTACTCAAATGTGATAAAGATTGGACACATTTTACCGAAGTAACAAAGGAAGTGATCATGCTTGCCAAGTTAACTCATCCAAATATTGTCAATTACAAAACCGCATGGATTGAACCCACTTCTATAATTGAGAGCTCCGTACCCAAAGAGTCACATTCCGAAAGTGAATCTTTCCTTTCAGATTTTACATTCAGTATTAGTGATAAATCCACTACAAATACATCTCAGTCCATACTCTTTGAGGAGAATAGTCAAAGTAATCAGATGAATAAAGTGATACAAATTAACCATCAGTCTAGCCAAAAAATATTGCCATTTAGTACTGATAATGAATCAAATTCATATACGGACAACCAGCCGGTTTCTTCTAACACAAAGTCACTTCAAAGTACCTCCTTACTACCATCCTCATGTTTAAAAATGGGTGCCATTCTCTATTTACAAATGGAGCTATGTGAAATCACTCTTAGAGGGTGGATGGACAATAGAGCTTCTTCCAGTCTTTCAGTACTCGACTCTAAAGTCAACACGcaaatttttactcaaattcTCGAAGGGGTGTCTTATATTCACTCGCAAGGAATTATACATAGGGATTTAAAACctagaaatattttcattcgtAACCGGGATTGCCAT GTTCAAATCGGAGATTTTGGCTTGGCTAAAGACGAAATTCAGAAGAAAGTGGTTCCTCCTGAAAGtcctttagaaaataatattatcaaatttaaaaaagtgagttCCTGTGTCGGAACTCATGCCTACGCTTCTCCCGAGCAATTATCATTGGGATGGGTGGATTATAAG AGTGATATTTATAGCCTTGGAATCGTTTTATACGagcttttttctaatttcaaaacaGGGATGGAAAGAAGTGTTGCAATTActaatttaaaggaaaatttagtCATTGATACAGTGTTCGAGAGAAAATTTCCTCAAATTGCTCAGTATGTACTCTGGTTAACGCGTTCCTCTCCACACTCTCGTCCTACTGCACAGGAATTGCTCAATTCTGAATTTTCTAAGGAGGGACAATTAAGGCTCTCCTTACTtactgaaaatataattttaaaggagtctttggatgaaaaaaacaaggaattggagacttataaaaacattattgctAGTCGCAATAGAGAAATTGAACTTTTAACAGAAAAACTAATGAGTATGTGA
- the LOC121117339 gene encoding eukaryotic translation initiation factor 2-alpha kinase 1 isoform X2, with protein sequence MNLGNVFPCSNSVNSPAFMQLRGQYQMVFKKLIKISQKKLGYSSALSLDIKLDSDYTHLSRYRSEFEEIEYLAKGGFGSVFRVRNKLDHFEYAIKKILLKCDKDWTHFTEVTKEVIMLAKLTHPNIVNYKTAWIEPTSIIESSVPKESHSESESFLSDFTFSISDKSTTNTSQSILFEENSQSNQMNKVIQINHQSSQKILPFSTDNESNSYTDNQPVSSNTKSLQSTSLLPSSCLKMGAILYLQMELCEITLRGWMDNRASSSLSVLDSKVNTQIFTQILEGVSYIHSQGIIHRDLKPRNIFIRNRDCHVQIGDFGLAKDEIQKKVVPPESPLENNIIKFKKVSSCVGTHAYASPEQLSLGWVDYKSDIYSLGIVLYELFSNFKTGMERSVAITNLKENLVIDTVFERKFPQIAQYVLWLTRSSPHSRPTAQELLNSEFSKEGQLRLSLLTENIILKESLDEKNKELETYKNIIASRNREIELLTEKLMSM encoded by the exons ATGAACCTTGGAAAT GTCTTTCCTTGTTCCAATTCCGTTAACTCACCTGCCTTCATGCAATTAAGAGGCCAATATCAAATGGTTTTCAAAAAGCTTATCAAAATATCTCAGAAGAAATTAGGATATAGCTCTGCTCTTTCACTCGATATAAAATTAGATTCAGACTATACACATTTATCACGCTATCGTTCTGAGTTTGAGGAAATTGAATACTTGGCCAAAGGAGGATTTGGATCCGTCTTCAGAGTGCGCAACAAGTTGGATCATTTCGAATATGCAATTAAAAAGATTCTACTCAAATGTGATAAAGATTGGACACATTTTACCGAAGTAACAAAGGAAGTGATCATGCTTGCCAAGTTAACTCATCCAAATATTGTCAATTACAAAACCGCATGGATTGAACCCACTTCTATAATTGAGAGCTCCGTACCCAAAGAGTCACATTCCGAAAGTGAATCTTTCCTTTCAGATTTTACATTCAGTATTAGTGATAAATCCACTACAAATACATCTCAGTCCATACTCTTTGAGGAGAATAGTCAAAGTAATCAGATGAATAAAGTGATACAAATTAACCATCAGTCTAGCCAAAAAATATTGCCATTTAGTACTGATAATGAATCAAATTCATATACGGACAACCAGCCGGTTTCTTCTAACACAAAGTCACTTCAAAGTACCTCCTTACTACCATCCTCATGTTTAAAAATGGGTGCCATTCTCTATTTACAAATGGAGCTATGTGAAATCACTCTTAGAGGGTGGATGGACAATAGAGCTTCTTCCAGTCTTTCAGTACTCGACTCTAAAGTCAACACGcaaatttttactcaaattcTCGAAGGGGTGTCTTATATTCACTCGCAAGGAATTATACATAGGGATTTAAAACctagaaatattttcattcgtAACCGGGATTGCCAT GTTCAAATCGGAGATTTTGGCTTGGCTAAAGACGAAATTCAGAAGAAAGTGGTTCCTCCTGAAAGtcctttagaaaataatattatcaaatttaaaaaagtgagttCCTGTGTCGGAACTCATGCCTACGCTTCTCCCGAGCAATTATCATTGGGATGGGTGGATTATAAG AGTGATATTTATAGCCTTGGAATCGTTTTATACGagcttttttctaatttcaaaacaGGGATGGAAAGAAGTGTTGCAATTActaatttaaaggaaaatttagtCATTGATACAGTGTTCGAGAGAAAATTTCCTCAAATTGCTCAGTATGTACTCTGGTTAACGCGTTCCTCTCCACACTCTCGTCCTACTGCACAGGAATTGCTCAATTCTGAATTTTCTAAGGAGGGACAATTAAGGCTCTCCTTACTtactgaaaatataattttaaaggagtctttggatgaaaaaaacaaggaattggagacttataaaaacattattgctAGTCGCAATAGAGAAATTGAACTTTTAACAGAAAAACTAATGAGTATGTGA
- the LOC121117339 gene encoding eukaryotic translation initiation factor 2-alpha kinase 1 isoform X1, with protein MSEDFTIPSDIMPISTMEREPLTSSLRQTMSIRGGNPSMSVIIQSLLDLLLSCYEQNDARRSKLLELMWESMIKVFPCSNSVNSPAFMQLRGQYQMVFKKLIKISQKKLGYSSALSLDIKLDSDYTHLSRYRSEFEEIEYLAKGGFGSVFRVRNKLDHFEYAIKKILLKCDKDWTHFTEVTKEVIMLAKLTHPNIVNYKTAWIEPTSIIESSVPKESHSESESFLSDFTFSISDKSTTNTSQSILFEENSQSNQMNKVIQINHQSSQKILPFSTDNESNSYTDNQPVSSNTKSLQSTSLLPSSCLKMGAILYLQMELCEITLRGWMDNRASSSLSVLDSKVNTQIFTQILEGVSYIHSQGIIHRDLKPRNIFIRNRDCHVQIGDFGLAKDEIQKKVVPPESPLENNIIKFKKVSSCVGTHAYASPEQLSLGWVDYKSDIYSLGIVLYELFSNFKTGMERSVAITNLKENLVIDTVFERKFPQIAQYVLWLTRSSPHSRPTAQELLNSEFSKEGQLRLSLLTENIILKESLDEKNKELETYKNIIASRNREIELLTEKLMSM; from the exons ATGTCTGAAGACTTCACCATTCCATCTGATATCATGCCTATTTCTACAATGGAGCGTGAGCCCTTGACTTCAAGTCTCCGTCAGACAATGAGTATTCGAGGAGGGAATCCTTCGATGAGTGTCATCATTCAAAGTCTCTTGGATTTACTTTTGAGCTGTTATGAGCAAAACGATGCTAGAAGGTCCAAATTATTGGAACTCATGTGGGAATCTATGATTAAG GTCTTTCCTTGTTCCAATTCCGTTAACTCACCTGCCTTCATGCAATTAAGAGGCCAATATCAAATGGTTTTCAAAAAGCTTATCAAAATATCTCAGAAGAAATTAGGATATAGCTCTGCTCTTTCACTCGATATAAAATTAGATTCAGACTATACACATTTATCACGCTATCGTTCTGAGTTTGAGGAAATTGAATACTTGGCCAAAGGAGGATTTGGATCCGTCTTCAGAGTGCGCAACAAGTTGGATCATTTCGAATATGCAATTAAAAAGATTCTACTCAAATGTGATAAAGATTGGACACATTTTACCGAAGTAACAAAGGAAGTGATCATGCTTGCCAAGTTAACTCATCCAAATATTGTCAATTACAAAACCGCATGGATTGAACCCACTTCTATAATTGAGAGCTCCGTACCCAAAGAGTCACATTCCGAAAGTGAATCTTTCCTTTCAGATTTTACATTCAGTATTAGTGATAAATCCACTACAAATACATCTCAGTCCATACTCTTTGAGGAGAATAGTCAAAGTAATCAGATGAATAAAGTGATACAAATTAACCATCAGTCTAGCCAAAAAATATTGCCATTTAGTACTGATAATGAATCAAATTCATATACGGACAACCAGCCGGTTTCTTCTAACACAAAGTCACTTCAAAGTACCTCCTTACTACCATCCTCATGTTTAAAAATGGGTGCCATTCTCTATTTACAAATGGAGCTATGTGAAATCACTCTTAGAGGGTGGATGGACAATAGAGCTTCTTCCAGTCTTTCAGTACTCGACTCTAAAGTCAACACGcaaatttttactcaaattcTCGAAGGGGTGTCTTATATTCACTCGCAAGGAATTATACATAGGGATTTAAAACctagaaatattttcattcgtAACCGGGATTGCCAT GTTCAAATCGGAGATTTTGGCTTGGCTAAAGACGAAATTCAGAAGAAAGTGGTTCCTCCTGAAAGtcctttagaaaataatattatcaaatttaaaaaagtgagttCCTGTGTCGGAACTCATGCCTACGCTTCTCCCGAGCAATTATCATTGGGATGGGTGGATTATAAG AGTGATATTTATAGCCTTGGAATCGTTTTATACGagcttttttctaatttcaaaacaGGGATGGAAAGAAGTGTTGCAATTActaatttaaaggaaaatttagtCATTGATACAGTGTTCGAGAGAAAATTTCCTCAAATTGCTCAGTATGTACTCTGGTTAACGCGTTCCTCTCCACACTCTCGTCCTACTGCACAGGAATTGCTCAATTCTGAATTTTCTAAGGAGGGACAATTAAGGCTCTCCTTACTtactgaaaatataattttaaaggagtctttggatgaaaaaaacaaggaattggagacttataaaaacattattgctAGTCGCAATAGAGAAATTGAACTTTTAACAGAAAAACTAATGAGTATGTGA
- the dpa gene encoding DNA replication licensing factor MCM4 produces MSSPGGSSSTRAPRTDLSDLASPLASSPAIPLMRSGIGSVVISEIDLSSPLNYGTPSSLRTPRSKGVAGTPIRVRSDIQSERTLRQVNLGEEVPGGREGIPPSETTSLVSSSQPQLVIWGTDVSVNEAKTKFRDFINTYKTTPEEDERIASGYDASAALYLQKLEEVATLEEPFINLNAAHIREFDLDLYRQLITYPQEVIPTLDMAINELFFTQHPNASLHHQIQVRPFNADKTRNMRGLNPADIDQLITINGMVIRASNLVPEMSEALFRCSVCNLTSTTEVERGRINEPTLCSNCQTNYSFSLIHNRSVFTDKQMIKLQEAPEDMPAGQTPHTVVIYAHGDLVDSVQPGDRVAVTGIYRAVPLRMNPLQRNVKSVYKTHIDVVHFRKTDMSRLHDNRDPSDSSEGRLCLDPDRVALLEELSKKPDIYERLARAIAPSIYENEDVKKGILLQLFGGSKKDFTGTGRGHFRSEVNILLCGDPGTSKSQLLQYVYNLVPRSQYTSGKGSSAVGLTAYVTKDPESKQLVLQTGALVLADNGICCIDEFDKMNDSTRSILHEVMEQQTLSIAKAGIICQLNARTSILAAANPIESQWNARRTIVENIQLPHTLMSRFDLIFLLLDPQDEVYDRRLARHLVSLYYRSADDAQEEQMDMSILRDYLSYAKETFNPQLGDEAANQLIQSYVKMRQVGSGRGQITAYPRQLESLIRLAEAHAKMRFSKTVELFDVEEANRLHREALKQSATDPLSGKIDVSILTTGQSEGYRKRRMEVKNGLQALITKKGKVQTLNYLKTMNDLKESSDIMITRDMFEDALKDLSDDGLISLTGRTTIRVNSS; encoded by the exons atgtcTTCACCTGGAGGCTCTTCGTCTACCCGTGCCCCTCGTACGGATCTATCTGATCTGGCGTCTCCCTTGGCCTCATCTCCCGCCATACCTTTGATGAGGAGTGGAATTGGATCTGTTGTTATTTCCGAGATCGATCTTTCCTCTCCCCTGAATTATGGAACTCCTTCTTCTTTGCGTACCCCGAGGTCTAAGGGTGTGGCGGGTACGCCGATTCGTGTTCGTTCAGACATTCAATCAGAGCGAACGCTGCGACAAGTGAATTTGGGGGAGGAAGTGCCTGGTGGTCGAGAAGGGATTCCGCCCTCCGAGACGACCTCTCTGGTCTCCTCCTCGCAGCCACAATTGGTGATTTGGGGCACGGATGTGTCCGTGAATGAGGCGAAGACCAAGTTCAGAGATTTCATCAACACATATAAAACAACGCCCGAGGAGGATGAGCGGATTGCATCCGGATATGACGCGAGTGCGGCTCTTTACTTGCAGAAGTTGGAGGAAGTTGCGACTCTGGAAGAGCCTTTCATTAATCTCAATGCCGCTCACATTCGAGAGTTTGACTTGGATCTCTACCGACAACTCATTACGTATCCCCAGGAAGTTATCCCAACTCTGGACATGGCCATCAATGAGCTCTTCTTTACTCAACACCCCAATGCCTCACTTCACCATCAAATTCAAGTGAGACCCTTCAATGCGGATAAAACACGAAACATGCGTGGCCTGAATCCTGCTGATATTGATCAGCTCATTACCATCAACGGCATGGTCATTCGCGCCTCGAATCTGGTTCCAGAAATGAGTGAAGCTTTATTCCGGTGTTCTGTATGTAACCTGACCTCCACGACCGAAGTTGAGAGAGGCCGTATCAATGAACCTACACTCTGTTCTAATTGCCAAACCAATTATTCCTTCTCACTCATTCACAACCGATCCGTTTTCACTGATAAgcaaatgattaaattacaaGAAGCTCCTGAAGATATGCCTGCGGGTCAAACTCCACATACTGTGGTTATATATGCACATGGAGATCTTGTAGATTCTGTTCAACCCGGTGATCGTGTTGCTGTGACGGGTATATATCGTGCTGTACCTCTTCGTATGAATCCTCTACAAAGAAATGTTAAGTCTGTTTACAAAACCCACATTGACGTAGTTCATTTTCGCAAAACAGATATGTCAAGACTCCACGATAATAGAGATCCATCTGACTCGTCAGAGGGGCGTCTATGCCTTGATCCGGATCGTGTTGCTCTACTAGAAGAACTCAGCAAGAAGCCTGATATATATGAGCGTTTAGCTAGAGCTATTGCTCCATCTATCTATGAAAATGAGGAtgtcaaaaaaggaattttgcttCAACTATTCGGAGGCTCAAAGAAAGATTTTACTGGGACAGGAAGGGGACATTTCCGTTCTGAAGTCAATATTCTTTTATGTGGAGATCCTGGAACTTCCAAGTCCCAGTTGCTTCAATATGTTTATAATCTCGTTCCTAGATCACAGTATACTTCTGGCAAGGGTTCGTCTGCTGTTGGTCTCACTGCTTACGTAACCAAGGATCCAGAATCCAAACAATTAGTTCTCCAAACTGGTGCATTGGTCCTAGCCGATAATGGTATTTGCTGCATTGATGAATTTGACAAAATGAATGATTCAACTCGGTCTATTCTTCATGAAGTAATGGAGCAGCAAACTTTGAGTATTGCAAAAGCTGGTATCATTTGTCAGTTGAATGCTCGTACTTCTATCTTGGCCGCTGCTAATCCCATTGAATCACAGTGGAATGCTAGAAGAACTATTGTTGAAAACATTCAATTGCCTCATACTCTTATGTCcagatttgatttgattttccTTCTACTTGATCCACAAGACGAGGTCTACGATCGTAGACTTGCCCGTCATTTGGTTAGTTTATATTATCGCTCTGCTGATGACGCTCAAGAAGAGCAAATGGACATGTCTATATTGCGCGACTACCTTTCATATGCTAAAGAAACGTTCAATCCTCAATTAGGAGATGAGGCTGCTAATCAGTTGATTCAATCATATGTTAAAATGCGAcag GTTGGTAGTGGTCGTGGCCAAATAACTGCTTATCCTCGGCAGTTGGAATCACTTATTCGATTGGCTGAAGCTCATGCTAAAATGAGATTCTCCAAGACAGTCGAATTGTTCGATGTAGAGGAGGCCAACCGTTTACATAGAGAGGCCTTAAAACAATCTGCTACTGATCCACTCTCAGGAAAGATTGATGTTTCCATCCTTACGACTGGACAATCTGAGGGTTATAGAAAGAGACGAATGGAAGTTAAAAATGGACTCCAAGCTTTGATCACTAAGAAGGGGAAAGTTCAAaccttaaattatttgaaaaccaTGAATGATTTAAAGGAATCTTCAGATATT atgatAACTAGAGACATGTTCGAAGACGCACTGAAGGATTTATCTGATGATGGGCTTATATCTCTGACTGGCAGAACAACAATTCGTGTGAATTCGTCCTAA
- the LOC121117339 gene encoding eukaryotic translation initiation factor 2-alpha kinase 1 isoform X4, with protein sequence MSEDFTIPSDIMPISTMEREPLTSSLRQTMSIRGGNPSMSVIIQSLLDLLLSCYEQNDARRSKLLELMWESMIKVFPCSNSVNSPAFMQLRGQYQMVFKKLIKISQKKLGYSSALSLDIKLDSDYTHLSRYRSEFEEIEYLAKGGFGSVFRVRNKLDHFEYAIKKILLKCDKDWTHFTEVTKEVIMLAKLTHPNIVNYKTAWIEPTSIIESSVPKESHSESESFLSDFTFSISDKSTTNTSQSILFEENSQSNQMNKVIQINHQSSQKILPFSTDNESNSYTDNQPVSSNTKSLQSTSLLPSSCLKMGAILYLQMELCEITLRGWMDNRASSSLSVLDSKVNTQIFTQILEGVSYIHSQGIIHRDLKPRNIFIRNRDCHVQIGDFGLAKDEIQKKVVPPESPLENNIIKFKKVSSCVGTHAYASPEQLSLGWVDYKGWKEVLQLLI encoded by the exons ATGTCTGAAGACTTCACCATTCCATCTGATATCATGCCTATTTCTACAATGGAGCGTGAGCCCTTGACTTCAAGTCTCCGTCAGACAATGAGTATTCGAGGAGGGAATCCTTCGATGAGTGTCATCATTCAAAGTCTCTTGGATTTACTTTTGAGCTGTTATGAGCAAAACGATGCTAGAAGGTCCAAATTATTGGAACTCATGTGGGAATCTATGATTAAG GTCTTTCCTTGTTCCAATTCCGTTAACTCACCTGCCTTCATGCAATTAAGAGGCCAATATCAAATGGTTTTCAAAAAGCTTATCAAAATATCTCAGAAGAAATTAGGATATAGCTCTGCTCTTTCACTCGATATAAAATTAGATTCAGACTATACACATTTATCACGCTATCGTTCTGAGTTTGAGGAAATTGAATACTTGGCCAAAGGAGGATTTGGATCCGTCTTCAGAGTGCGCAACAAGTTGGATCATTTCGAATATGCAATTAAAAAGATTCTACTCAAATGTGATAAAGATTGGACACATTTTACCGAAGTAACAAAGGAAGTGATCATGCTTGCCAAGTTAACTCATCCAAATATTGTCAATTACAAAACCGCATGGATTGAACCCACTTCTATAATTGAGAGCTCCGTACCCAAAGAGTCACATTCCGAAAGTGAATCTTTCCTTTCAGATTTTACATTCAGTATTAGTGATAAATCCACTACAAATACATCTCAGTCCATACTCTTTGAGGAGAATAGTCAAAGTAATCAGATGAATAAAGTGATACAAATTAACCATCAGTCTAGCCAAAAAATATTGCCATTTAGTACTGATAATGAATCAAATTCATATACGGACAACCAGCCGGTTTCTTCTAACACAAAGTCACTTCAAAGTACCTCCTTACTACCATCCTCATGTTTAAAAATGGGTGCCATTCTCTATTTACAAATGGAGCTATGTGAAATCACTCTTAGAGGGTGGATGGACAATAGAGCTTCTTCCAGTCTTTCAGTACTCGACTCTAAAGTCAACACGcaaatttttactcaaattcTCGAAGGGGTGTCTTATATTCACTCGCAAGGAATTATACATAGGGATTTAAAACctagaaatattttcattcgtAACCGGGATTGCCAT GTTCAAATCGGAGATTTTGGCTTGGCTAAAGACGAAATTCAGAAGAAAGTGGTTCCTCCTGAAAGtcctttagaaaataatattatcaaatttaaaaaagtgagttCCTGTGTCGGAACTCATGCCTACGCTTCTCCCGAGCAATTATCATTGGGATGGGTGGATTATAAG GGATGGAAAGAAGTGTTGCAATTActaatttaa